Below is a window of Neodiprion virginianus isolate iyNeoVirg1 chromosome 4, iyNeoVirg1.1, whole genome shotgun sequence DNA.
GTCACCCTCAGTAAAACGAAAATAGCGCGGACGAGTACGCGTCACCTCCATCTGTGAGTTGAAAGCACAGTTGAAAGACGGGATTGTTTACAGCTCGTGCTTCATTTCCCCCTCCCCTTTTAACAACATCACCGTCGACCTCTTCCGCCTTCACCACCACCGCCACAGACACCGCGTTCAGTCCAGTCTGTTGCAGTCTGTTATTGAAGAGTTGCCGTGTTCAAGTGGGTCTACCGATGTAGCATCGAGTTACCGTTCCGTGAAACGAAACTTTTCTACGTACAGCTTCACGTTGGGCTATGGCTACGTCTTGAAGAAAATTCCCACGATGTAAATGCCACACGTAATGGACGATAGTGGTCGCTGCTCTTTTGATAATGACAAAAATCGTGTCCTAATGACACGCGGGTGCTATTTTTTACGTCTGTGAATACAATTGTAAATAACACCAACCGCCTGATACCCTACATATTGATGAGATACACACGCATACGTACATAACCCGCATTGTACTTGTGATACGAAAAAAAGCAACTGGGCGCTATTGATAACCGAGGTTCAACTCTCCATTGATGGACGATCAGGCTACCGCAACGTGGTCGAATGGGTCAACGCCGACGGAAGTCCCGAATTAACCTAACGAAACCAACGAACCGGAGAGGTAAACATTCACGCTCATCATGCACCCGCGATCATCATTAATTCGATTATCACGCCATTTTTAACCTCAATTTTGATTGCTTCTGTACCAATCATATCTAACCAAAGTTTTATTTGTGCGGATACAAACAATGAAACAGCTTTCGTCAACACTCATTGTAAAACCAGAGTCCTATTTGCATGTATACACGATAACTACTTTCTTCGCTTTGCAGGAGTCTATCGATTATGAACGCGAGGACGCAGCTTTTTGAGCTCAGCATGGAGGGGCGTCAGGTGGACGAGGCAGTGGCCGGAATATTCCACAGTGTCCTGTTCCACAGGACCTtaggaaaatttaaatataaacaagAAGGAAGCTACTCGGTTGGGACGGTTGGCTACCAGGACGTTGATTGTGATTTTATAGACTTTACGTACGTCTGTTGTTCGTCAGTGCATCTCGACGAAATTCTGAAACGAGAAATATCTGGCTTCTCAGAGGCGCTCAGGTCTAACGACGGACCTGGGTCAGGACAGATATCtctagaattttttcagaagaaaaaaaatcgctggCCTTTTCAGCCCGAGTGTATACCCTGGGAGGTATGGACAGTCAGACTGGAGCTGATAAAGTTAGTTACCGAACACGAGAGGCAGATATGTAGGGAGAAAGTTGGCGACCTACTTACagataaaatattgtacataacTGAAGTTATGAATCGACATGATTACGTACCAAAAATGCCTAATCAGGCTGAGCTAGACCTCATATTCGATACCTCATATCCGGACATTCAACCATACTTATTTAAGTTATCGTTCACCACATCTGGTCCTTCTAGTACGACAATGGGTAACactatgaaaaaattgatcaaagaGACGCTGTCCATGTAATAATAGTTCACGATTTTATGCAACGTTTTTTCTATTCGATTTTGGCAGTGGATTGGGGAAATAAATTCGTAGATATAAAACTGATGTGATTGTTACGCCTCAGTCTTCCTCATAACAATCGTCGACTGGCCAAACCGAGCAGATAAACTGTATGAATTTGAGGTTTAACCTGTTTATTCTAAGTACGTATTAACGAACTCTAGTTATGGTTATACTGGAAATAGATATAGGTTGTTTCTTTTGTGTTCTTTTGTTTACTAATATTTAAGATTAAATGAGAAAATGTGGCAGGTGGCATAATGCAGCTGATCGTGATACAGCTTGTACCTACGTATGACTTTGTATTTTATGACACAATACGAGCCGAAGAATTGGATGGAAACGGCAATTTATGATTTATGTAatataaagtaaaattattattactataccGTCTAATAGATTATATTAGAAATgatatattaaaattatgaatGAGATTTTTAATAAGCATTTTAAGTACAGTCGgaatatcattttttacgtaatttttccATTTGCCGTTCTCGCCGCAAAAAGAAAATCTCCCCGGCCTCtgctctcttttttttcttaaattaacAGTCGTTATCAAAGATTGTTATAACAGTTTGTGAAACCAGCGAAGCAGggggttttttttaaatatcgcaATTGCTTGTGGAAAtactattatttataaatacagtagattataaaaaaacaaaaaattaaactgcAAGTCAAGTGTTTCAACCCTATGtaggaagaaaagaagatgCACTAATATTCTCATGGTTGATATTgctattatattaatttaatttccttGTTTGTGAATCAATCATGCGTGCAATATATTAAAACTGTATGAATGGAAAACTATTATCATAGACGAGCGAagatatattatttatttcgtgtTGTCTCATTTATGGCCTGCTCTTGTTGCTCGAAAAAGTCTGGTGATAgttttaaatgtttttattaATGTAGCCACTCAATACTAGATTGATAACAGAATAGATGCTAGCAAGTAACTGATTTAGGTAatatactaatttttttctctccaataGTGATCCATTCGTAATTTAAGCGCCCCTTGCAacctgtatgtatataaaagtATTCTATTGttcattttcaactttgttCCTTCTTAACTTGGGGAGGAAACAATTAAGACCATAAAATTTACACTTGACAATGATTTTAAAACTTGTTAAACAATAGCAGTTTTAATTTGAGAGAAAACGgctcgtttttaggctgtctctcttctctttctaGTTTCCTTAATTTACAATGGGTACATGTGAGAGTATGTTTGAAacgaagaaaggaaaaaacatGTATTCTTGTAAAAGATATCATTtggaatatgaaaaaaactaatgtaataaattgagGACAGATTATTCTTACCAAAAGTGCATACTTTCTTTTGTGCCCGTAATTTTTCCTCTATCCCACATCATCTATCCGAACTTAATCGTCTACCATTTGAGAGTGAGATCTTCAGAGTCTGAGATACCCAATTATACATGCACTTAGCCATTCAGAATCATGACATTTACAATATGAAGGCTATGCATGTAAAGCCTACTAAGAAGTAACGCACTTTTTAATCCTTACATGCCTGTCCGgtttttcaacattattttatattttcttgctcCCATTagttcattattatttatctgtTAGTAGAAAATCTCTCGTATTAATATAAGCTATTGTATTTTGTAAcgtataaaaacaaaaaagcaaagttttgaaatttgaaaatataaatgtcaGAAATTGATTCCATCCAGAAAGATTGACTCATGTCTCTGTTCAACCTTGATATTTTACACTCCTACTATTAGCCATAATTAGCTAATTTCTGACCCAGTaattatacattgtatatatCGGCGGTTTTATTGCAAATTAGCAAACATCTGGAGATCTATCATTTTAATAATGTCATCATACGTACTTCAATGGTCGCAAATATAGTTCTAAACAAGGTCAGCTTGTCTAGCATAGCCTTGATCTattggcaaaaaaaatgtgacactGAATACCTATGCCTATAGATTTTAACGTAGTATTTATTGCCATATGTATAGGAACGTGATAGACAACTATGAAATGTATAGAGTTTTCCTTTTTGATTGCAAACCAAGATAATCCGGTGATTCAAACGCGACCTAAATCTCCAATTTCGTTCACTCACGACGAGGTGTTTCAGCAGTATctcgaatttttcataaaatgtggtaaaaaggaaaattttctGCTGTAAGATTATTGGAAAAGTCATTTCTCGATACACAATTTTGTTTAtgattatctttttttttttttttgttctgaaAATTTACCGAATGATAGAATTTGAACCCATAAACTTTCGGTCGTGCCGTTAGGTAGGGTAAGTGTTGCCTCCGGAGTTCACCGGAAGCTGTAGAAATAACCGCATACCCGCCATGCGCGATATAGACGCATCTCTTTTCTACGTGGGACGTGCACCTCACGGTTGTTGCGGAACACCGTCGGTGCGTCTTCCTGATCGTGAATCAAAATGGTGAGTCATAAAACTGTGcaatattatgaaaaatagtaaatcGAAAATATATCCGAACGCAATAAACATGTATGAACTTTGTTGCTGCTAGGATGCAGAAAGTATTATCGGATGCAAGCCAGCACCGAGCACACGAACATGCGACAATGGCGGCATCGAACGTTTGCAAACGTCTACCCTTGCCGAATTCATATTGCCATATTGTTGATCGTTTCAGTATCTCTGACTATGctaatttcaattgaatattccatagaattttcaactttttgttttgtgcCAGCAAAACATGAATGCCCGAAGTAATAAAGATCCGATTTGGTTAGGTGAAGCTGATGTATGCTGCTCCCAAACGCTTCTCCAAGTTTTATTGGATTTTATTTACTTCCACATTGCGCCAATTTCTAAATTATCGTTTCGTTAATATTCTTTTGCAGGGGTTCGTTAAGGTGGTCAAGAACAAGCAATACTTCAAGCGGTATCAAGTTAAGTTCAAGAGGCGTCGCGAGGGTAAGACCGATTACTATGCTCGCAAACGGCTTACCGTTCAGGACAAGAACAAATACAACACTCCCAAGTATAGGCTGATTGTCCGTCTTTCAAACAAAGACATCACTTGTCAAGTAAGCATTGCATCAGTTTAATGCTGTTTACTTATTGcttcaaattttacatttaaacCAAGCAGAATTAAACTTTGCTTCTATTTCTATTCACATGATGAACCACTCAGCTCGCTATGATACAGAACTGAAGAAAACACAATTGTTCCCTAATTATCAATGGTCTGACTTAGCCCTGAGATTGCTAATGAATTTCACACAAATAAAGGATCATATTAACGCTTATCTTTCATACATTCCAGGTAGCTTACTCCCGCATCGAAGGAGACAAGATTGTCTGTGCGGCTTACAGTCATGAGCTTCCCAAGTACGGAGTAAAGGTTGGTTTGACCAACTATGCGTCTGCGTACTGCACAGGACTTCTTCTGGCTAGGAGGGTAAGCAATGTTAACCATAGCCAATCACTTCCAAACTCTTAATTACTTCGATGTGTGATATATTCACCAAATGATGATCCACTCAGCTCGCTTTGATACATAactgaagaaaaatcaattgttCCCTAAAACTATATTATCTGAATGGTGTATTGTAAATCACACAATGCTGTTCGTAGTCTTACAAAATGTATTGAATAATCTATCCCTGTTGTCACAGCTTCTGAAAAAGTTGGGCCTGGATACTCTGTACGCTGGTACAACTGACGTCAATGGTGACGAATACAACGTCGAAGAATTAGACGATGGTCCAGGTGCTTTTCGGTGCTACTTGGATACAGGGCTCATGCGCACGACAACTGGCGCTCGAGTTTTCGGAGCCATGAAGGGAGCTGTAGATGGAGGCTTGAATATCCCCCACAGGTATAAACCATGTATTGTACGAGGGAATTTTGAAACCTGTAAACTTGATAGTAATGCTGTTTTACTATAAATAAGAGTTCGCGGGAAAGAAACAATCTATGTAATATTGAAATCCAGTTGGCGTATTTTGTCATTACATAATGTTATATACAGTGCAACcagttttgaaattattttctagtGATGATTCTTCGACACATGCGCGTCATCTGAACCACCACGAAGCGTAAGCCTTTTAACGTGTTTTACGTTGATTGGACGAAACTTTGTACCGGTATCAAAAGATTATAAAGTGTCTCTGATTCTCTAGAAATTTATAGCTGAATTTTCCTTGCGTTTGGAATGTGTGTTGATACGGTATTTCATGCTGTTTATAGCACAAAACGGTTCCCTGGTTACGATAATGAAGCCAAATCCTTCAATGCTGATGTCCACCGGCAGCATATATTCGCGCAGCACGTAGCAAACTACATGCGCACGCTAGAGGGCGAGGACGAGGAAGCATTTAATCGCCAATTTTCCCAGTACATCAAAAACGGCATTACTGCCGACAGCGTAAGTTGTCAATTTGATCAAGACCAAATGTTTGGTTTTTCACGCCGTCTTACCTTACGGAGCGACGTCCAACTTGAATTACCGCTTGAAGCTTATTAAATTTCTGTGGTGTCGCAGTTGGACAACAGCAAATCGCTGGTTAATTCCTTTGAATGCGTTCAGTTTGAACCATTTGTTAAATAACCTTTGTAACACGATCACTATCGTCGGCAATACGTGCCATTTTTATATACGATCGCGTTTAataatttcgttttcttcCAATAGATCGAAACCATCTACAAAAAGGCCCATGAAGCTATCAGAGCCAATCCTGTGCACACGGTAGTGAAGAAGGACAAACAACCAGTTAAGAAACGCTGGAACCGCCTGCGTCTCACGCGTTCGGAACGGAAGAATCGTATCGCCCAGAAGAAGGCTTCTTTCCTTAAGAAATTGGAAGAAACTGAGGCTTAACTTCGTTCTGTTACTCGGCACCGACTTGCTGTTCCTTTCAATCTTTATCGATGCAGACTTCTGTAAACTCAAGTTCTCAGAATGTATTTTATATCTGCCACTGGCGGTAATTCGGCAATGTAATAAACGGATTGGATTCAACCTCGATCTTTCTTTTACTGtaattgtatgtataaattaagTGGTATTATATTtaggtaaatattttttattgtaatattatacctTTCGATTGATAATTGTTTTTAGTCAACGTGTGTAGCCACTGGTAGACGCCGCTGATgacattaaaaataatcaaattgaaCTTTGCATCATATTTATTCtcaattatatatacgtatttaaaGATTAGATTATACTTACTCTGAATCCTTAGAACAAAAAACCATCCGGTAGCTTGCGCAAATCTTGTTTTGTCATGTGGCTGTCAGTGTAAGTTTAATTCCGAACCTTTGAGTTGTTGACAATGTCGACATACAATAGAAAAGGTTTAGCACACAGTCGAAAAGTTATCACCAGTTCTATAGGTTCCACAAGACCAGGTTACAGTGTCGATGCGCTTCTTCAGTCTTCGGTCAATGAAACTGTATGTCGATAAATCTGGCAAAAATTCATGCGACGTCATAACATAGTAATTATAAgtatgttaaataaaatatgtctAGAGGCGATGGGTGAACGAAAATGGAAACATTGGCCATGCATCTTCGATGTTGATGATTCGCGAAAATCCTCGGTATAATAGTCTCCGAACGAAAgacgaatatttaaaaaattggtacgACATTAGGGACGTCAAACATATTCCCACGGTTTTTGGTAAACGAATTTTACTTACATATATTTGTTGACATTAGGATGTTATTTCTATAGTACAAATGAAACAATCCTCTAGTCGGTATTTCTAAGCCATCAGCCGCTATTGATAGACTtctgagaaaaagaaaatctgatcACAACAACGCGGTGAAGAGTATGGGTGAAGAATTGGCAAAAAGCTACGCCGCTTGCGGTGAGGAATTGAAAGATCTCAGCATTAGCATAAAAATTGAGATCAACGGAATCCACGagaaaattaacgaaacaAGAGATAAACTGCGACAAATAAATGTACTtcttgacatattttttcattagcggtaattttttaatttgaaattcaaatatctgtATCTAATTAGCTTTCAGATTTGCGCTCAGAGGATTTCGATTTAGCCTGGGAGAAAGTTAGTACGCTTATAAGCGACGAAAAGCAACTCGTCAGTAACTTTTATGATAACCTCCtcaatattgaaaagaaacgGCTGGAATATGTTAAGCCAATACTGCAGaagtattataaaatttttcacaagaTATCCCACTTGATGCCATACGAAATACAAGTCTatttggaaaatgaaatactGGTATAAATTATTACGAATACGATGTCCTGAACGATTATCTTACCCTTAATATTGCGTTACGTTGTAatatcaaagaattttttattttagaattACAACCAAGCCATTTTGGGAAATCACAGAATATACGCGGATTTACGATTACAAATGTGCTTGCTGACGGATACTAAGAGACTTGGATTCAAATACTTGctggaagaaatgaaattggaTAACCGTGAAACAATTGGAAAAAACTATAGTTAAAAAAGCCCTGCAAGTTTTGCCCTAAACATTTCACTAACGTGCATGGAATTCCGCGTTGTATTTTTTAGTACGTCTGGtcctgtattttttttctttaactcACATCGCAGTACCGatgaacttgaaaaattattttattctttcaaataCGCAAGTTCGGCCGATGACTTGAAACTACAACAATTTCAATAGTATCTTCCAAATGGGTGATAATGAAATCGGAGTAATTTTTAGGCGAGACTTTGGAAgctagatgaaaaaaattacaaggtGTTATCACAATTAACTAAAAACTACAATtgttgtataataatgtacaGGTGGTTTTTTTGTAAACTATAAGTATACTAAAACAGTAATTTTCTCGCTGTCTTTTCAATATCGGAAACAGGCGAAAGTTGTTTCGTTTTATAGATCCTTAACTTCATCTCTTCGTTCAATGGcgaaatggttgaaaattcttatttaTCAAGTTCTTAACGAAAAAGAGATAACCGGTTTCGGGAACCAGGTAAGCGTCCCTGACTGTCTAGTAGGCCAGCTTGAATATCGGAGATAGATGGGACATTGCTTACTTCGCCACGTGCCACAACACTAGGTGGTGACCTCAGTAATCGACGTGCGACTCTGTTTATGTCttctttattaatttcttCTAAAAAAACAGAAAGGCCAAGTTTTATTAAAAGTTGTAGCGATTTTTCGCAAAGAATACGAGAAGGAAAAACCACTTACCAATTGCTTGAATGAAATACTCTGGTCGTTTTCTAGATCCTGTAGCTAAGACTTGTCGACCGATGTCTTCAAAAACAACGGGACGCTGCTCCAAGTTCATTAGCAGCATAGACTGAAGCTGTTTTTTGGCTCtctgtgaaaagaaaaatctctCAATAAACCTTGTCCAGTTTCTGACGAAAATTATATCAGTTACAAGAATTGTCGTACAGCTAGTTCACTTTCGCTAATTGGACCAGCCATGGCCACAAATTCGTGCACTACCACTTCGACCATTTCCCTGACATGCGTCGGTGTTGAAGATGCGTGTATGCAAAATAATCCTGTATCGGAATAAGCATGATTGTATGCCGTTGCACTGTAGAGCCAATGGTACCTGGAACAAGCGAAATAATgtcaaaaatataatcaatcAATTCCAAATCGAGtgtttgtcaaatttatttttagttgAAGTAGGAAACAAAAACCTGTTGAGAACGTTGGTGTACAATCTGGTGTACATTCCTTTTCCGGGACCACCAGCACTGAAACTTCCACCGCCACCCATCATCATATTCAAAACACACATTGCTATGAAATCCGGATCTTGATGAGAGCAGCCTTCTAGAGCAACAACAATATGAGATAATTCCGGTAATCCACTGGGACCTGCATAGACGGGAACATTGCATTCTT
It encodes the following:
- the LOC124302580 gene encoding 60S ribosomal protein L5; its protein translation is MGFVKVVKNKQYFKRYQVKFKRRREGKTDYYARKRLTVQDKNKYNTPKYRLIVRLSNKDITCQVAYSRIEGDKIVCAAYSHELPKYGVKVGLTNYASAYCTGLLLARRLLKKLGLDTLYAGTTDVNGDEYNVEELDDGPGAFRCYLDTGLMRTTTGARVFGAMKGAVDGGLNIPHSTKRFPGYDNEAKSFNADVHRQHIFAQHVANYMRTLEGEDEEAFNRQFSQYIKNGITADSIETIYKKAHEAIRANPVHTVVKKDKQPVKKRWNRLRLTRSERKNRIAQKKASFLKKLEETEA
- the LOC124302341 gene encoding autophagy-related protein 101, producing MNARTQLFELSMEGRQVDEAVAGIFHSVLFHRTLGKFKYKQEGSYSVGTVGYQDVDCDFIDFTYVCCSSVHLDEILKREISGFSEALRSNDGPGSGQISLEFFQKKKNRWPFQPECIPWEVWTVRLELIKLVTEHERQICREKVGDLLTDKILYITEVMNRHDYVPKMPNQAELDLIFDTSYPDIQPYLFKLSFTTSGPSSTTMGNTMKKLIKETLSM